Proteins from one Amycolatopsis benzoatilytica AK 16/65 genomic window:
- a CDS encoding DNA-methyltransferase produces MIDEFENRVLAYDNGQVVLYCGDAVDELSRVPAGSVDCVVTSPPYWGLRDYRVAGQLGGEPTVAEYVAALAAVFDEVAPVLVPGGSVWLNLGDSYGGSWGNYVADGSTAVRSRYGSHRPPQQKHRAKDLVGVPWRVAFALRDRGWVIRREVVWHKPNARPESVRDRFARRYETIFELGRGQRDDTETAAGPEVWTVSADRTGLNHPAVGTREIARRCVRLGCRPGGTVLDPFSGTGTTGLAAREHRCRFIGIDLDPRCHEIARQRLGLAGERS; encoded by the coding sequence ATGATTGACGAATTCGAGAATCGGGTGTTGGCATACGACAACGGTCAGGTCGTCTTGTACTGCGGCGATGCGGTCGACGAGCTGTCGCGTGTTCCTGCCGGTTCGGTCGATTGCGTGGTGACGTCTCCGCCGTACTGGGGTCTCCGGGACTACCGGGTCGCCGGCCAGCTGGGCGGCGAGCCGACCGTTGCGGAGTACGTCGCGGCGCTGGCGGCGGTGTTCGACGAGGTCGCTCCGGTGCTTGTTCCGGGTGGTTCCGTGTGGTTGAACCTGGGCGACAGCTACGGCGGTTCGTGGGGCAACTACGTCGCGGACGGCTCGACAGCAGTGCGGTCGCGGTACGGGTCGCATCGGCCGCCGCAGCAGAAGCATCGGGCCAAGGATCTGGTGGGTGTGCCGTGGCGGGTGGCGTTCGCGCTGAGGGACCGCGGCTGGGTGATCCGCCGGGAGGTGGTGTGGCACAAGCCGAACGCGCGACCGGAGAGCGTGCGGGACCGCTTCGCCCGTCGCTACGAGACTATTTTCGAGCTCGGCCGAGGCCAGCGAGACGACACCGAGACCGCGGCCGGGCCTGAGGTGTGGACGGTCTCGGCGGACCGCACGGGCCTGAACCATCCGGCGGTCGGGACCCGGGAGATCGCGCGCCGCTGTGTGCGGCTTGGGTGTCGTCCGGGCGGGACGGTGCTGGACCCGTTCTCGGGGACCGGGACCACCGGTCTCGCGGCGCGGGAGCACCGGTGCCGGTTCATCGGGATCGACCTCGATCCGCGGTGTCACGAGATCGCGCGGCAGCGGCTGGGATTGGCGGGGGAGCGGTCGTGA
- a CDS encoding histone-like nucleoid-structuring protein Lsr2, producing the protein MAQKVLVEMIDDLDGSEAGQTVPFGLDGAHYEIDLSDDNAAALRDELARFISAGRRTGGRRTTAHTAAAPTAEDRERSRAIRAWAVENGWAVADRGRIPAEVITAYNERDQNAPKPRRKRTTKKSS; encoded by the coding sequence ATGGCGCAAAAAGTTCTCGTCGAGATGATCGACGACCTCGACGGATCCGAAGCCGGCCAGACCGTCCCCTTCGGACTCGACGGAGCCCACTACGAAATCGACCTGTCCGACGACAACGCCGCCGCCCTGCGCGACGAACTCGCCCGGTTCATCTCCGCCGGCCGCCGGACCGGCGGCCGCCGGACCACCGCGCACACCGCTGCCGCCCCGACCGCAGAGGACCGCGAACGCTCCCGCGCCATCCGCGCATGGGCCGTCGAAAACGGCTGGGCCGTCGCCGACCGCGGCCGCATCCCAGCCGAAGTCATCACCGCATACAACGAACGCGACCAGAACGCTCCGAAGCCGCGCCGCAAGCGCACCACGAAGAAATCCTCCTGA
- a CDS encoding FAD binding domain-containing protein encodes MKPAPFDYLRATSVREAVQALADAAGDGKIIAGGQSLVPVLALRMARPKVLVDINRIPGLSTIVPVDGALRIGALVRHARLVEQTAHPMLAEAARWIGHTAIRSRGTCGGSISHADPAAELPVVAAALGATVHIASLHGTRTSSAADFCTGPLETTLADDEVVTAVDMPLPQRWGFAEFSRRHGDFGLVTVAAAEVGGHWRIAIGGVGGVPLRAEEAEQLLDAGAPPHEVAAAAAAAASPSSDIHASAEYRRAMTEEFVLRALGQEKERVAA; translated from the coding sequence ATGAAACCAGCTCCGTTCGACTACCTCCGCGCCACGAGCGTCCGGGAAGCCGTGCAGGCCCTGGCCGACGCAGCCGGCGACGGGAAGATCATCGCCGGCGGACAGAGCCTGGTGCCGGTACTCGCGCTGCGCATGGCGCGGCCCAAGGTCCTGGTCGACATCAACCGGATCCCCGGGCTGTCCACGATCGTGCCGGTTGACGGCGCCCTCCGGATCGGGGCGCTCGTCCGCCACGCCCGCCTCGTGGAGCAAACGGCACACCCGATGCTTGCCGAGGCCGCGCGGTGGATCGGGCACACGGCGATCCGTTCCCGGGGCACCTGCGGCGGCAGCATCTCCCACGCCGACCCGGCCGCGGAACTGCCAGTGGTCGCCGCTGCGCTCGGCGCGACCGTTCACATCGCTAGCCTGCACGGTACTCGCACAAGCTCCGCGGCAGACTTCTGCACCGGTCCGTTGGAAACCACGCTCGCCGACGACGAGGTGGTCACTGCGGTCGACATGCCGTTGCCGCAGCGCTGGGGATTCGCGGAGTTCTCCCGCCGGCACGGCGACTTCGGTCTGGTCACCGTCGCCGCCGCCGAGGTCGGCGGACACTGGCGGATCGCGATCGGCGGCGTCGGCGGCGTCCCGCTGCGCGCCGAGGAGGCTGAGCAGTTGCTCGACGCCGGCGCTCCACCGCACGAGGTGGCTGCCGCAGCCGCCGCAGCCGCCTCGCCGAGCTCCGACATCCACGCCTCGGCCGAGTACCGGCGTGCGATGACTGAGGAATTCGTCCTCCGTGCCCTCGGGCAGGAAAAGGAGCGTGTCGCAGCATGA
- a CDS encoding (2Fe-2S)-binding protein, with translation MKIELAVNGDRQQIDVEPRRTLADALREDLGLTGTHVGCEHGVCGACTVLVDGDPVRACLMFAVQAEGTSVTTVEGMAGQDGCLHPLQEAFSTHHGLQCGFCTPGMLMSALDLLNREERPCRARIREELSGNICRCTGYVGIIDAVEAAASELAAEPEPS, from the coding sequence ATGAAGATCGAACTCGCTGTCAACGGGGATCGTCAGCAGATCGACGTCGAGCCGAGGCGAACGCTCGCTGACGCGCTGCGCGAGGACCTCGGACTGACCGGCACGCACGTCGGTTGTGAGCACGGGGTCTGCGGCGCGTGCACCGTTCTGGTCGACGGCGACCCGGTCCGCGCGTGCCTCATGTTCGCGGTCCAAGCGGAAGGCACCTCGGTGACGACGGTCGAGGGGATGGCCGGGCAAGACGGCTGCCTACACCCCCTCCAGGAGGCGTTTTCGACGCACCATGGGTTGCAGTGCGGCTTCTGTACTCCGGGCATGCTGATGTCCGCGCTCGACTTGCTCAACCGCGAAGAACGGCCGTGCCGGGCCCGCATCCGAGAAGAGCTGTCGGGCAACATCTGCCGGTGCACCGGCTACGTCGGCATCATCGACGCTGTCGAGGCGGCGGCGAGCGAACTGGCCGCCGAACCGGAGCCGTCGTGA
- a CDS encoding LLM class flavin-dependent oxidoreductase gives MTRRGVVLRLRGAPAAGLRRTCQVLDEAGCDTLYFEEDFVSCAAAAVVTRRVRICCLTTSKDAPAVADAAETLDYLSDGRFILGVGPLLADDGPYSGAAAAERMLEEVLERVPKLPVLVAGSGRGPARLAAEFAHRRHPERDEVMTPLTKCLQSVDEASAWLAGVTR, from the coding sequence GTGACGCGCCGCGGGGTCGTCCTGCGGCTCCGCGGCGCGCCGGCAGCCGGGCTTCGGCGCACCTGCCAAGTTCTCGACGAAGCCGGCTGCGACACGCTGTACTTCGAAGAGGACTTCGTCTCGTGCGCGGCGGCCGCCGTGGTGACCCGGCGGGTCCGCATCTGCTGCTTGACCACTTCCAAGGACGCGCCGGCCGTGGCGGATGCAGCCGAAACCCTTGATTACCTCAGCGATGGCCGCTTCATCCTCGGCGTCGGCCCGCTGCTTGCCGACGACGGCCCCTACAGCGGAGCAGCGGCAGCAGAAAGGATGCTCGAAGAGGTACTCGAACGCGTGCCGAAGCTCCCTGTGCTCGTGGCGGGCAGCGGCCGAGGACCCGCCCGGCTGGCCGCCGAGTTCGCTCACCGGCGTCATCCGGAACGCGACGAAGTCATGACGCCCTTGACGAAATGCCTCCAGTCCGTGGACGAGGCATCCGCCTGGCTCGCCGGAGTGACGCGGTGA
- a CDS encoding helix-turn-helix transcriptional regulator, with protein sequence MTVDAEVLTLSEVEALPAIVDLETARRALGIGRTTAYALARAGSFPCPVVRVGAAYRVPTVGLLRLLGIDHLIR encoded by the coding sequence GTGACGGTCGACGCCGAGGTGTTGACGCTGAGCGAGGTCGAAGCATTGCCCGCGATCGTGGATCTGGAGACGGCGCGGCGGGCGTTGGGGATCGGCCGGACGACCGCGTATGCGCTGGCGCGGGCTGGCTCGTTCCCTTGCCCTGTCGTGCGCGTCGGCGCGGCGTACCGGGTCCCGACGGTCGGCCTGCTGCGACTGCTGGGAATCGACCACCTGATCCGGTGA
- a CDS encoding helicase HerA-like domain-containing protein yields MAEQTAGPAAEIARGYASDGAAVELGAVVIDGTADASAAVRLPLATLNRHGLVAGATGTGKTKTLQLISEQLSAAGVPVVLADVKGDLSGLSVPGEASDRTAKRSAELGDAWAPEAGPVQFLSLGTGGTAVPVRATITSFGPVLLSKVLGLNETQESTLGLIFHWADQRGLALLDTKDLRSVITYLTSAEGKEDLKGIGGVSAATAGVILRALSNLEAQGGEEFFGEPELDVHDLMRQQDGKGVITLLELDNLQGKPALFSTFLMWLLAELFEELPEEGDLDQPKLVFFFDEAHLLFSDASKAFLERIEQTVKLIRSKGVGVFFCTQLPTDIPNNVLSQLGARIQHALRAFTPDDQKALARTVKTYPKTPHYDLETALTTLGIGEAIVTVLSERGAPTPVAWTRLRAPRSKMGPIGADAIRAAVESSELNGKYAETIDRESAYEKLAAKAAPSAPAAEPEAPEAPAATKPAKEEPGMLSQVLSNPAVKSFMRSAANSLGKEFTRGLFGNRRR; encoded by the coding sequence GTGGCCGAGCAGACGGCGGGACCGGCGGCGGAGATCGCGCGGGGATACGCGAGCGACGGGGCGGCGGTCGAACTCGGCGCGGTCGTCATCGACGGGACGGCGGACGCGTCTGCGGCGGTCCGGCTGCCGTTGGCGACGTTGAACCGGCACGGCCTGGTCGCGGGCGCGACCGGCACCGGCAAGACGAAGACCCTCCAGCTGATCTCCGAGCAGCTGTCCGCGGCCGGGGTGCCGGTCGTGCTGGCCGACGTCAAGGGCGACCTGTCCGGCCTGTCGGTTCCCGGCGAGGCCAGCGACCGGACCGCGAAACGGTCGGCCGAGCTGGGCGACGCATGGGCGCCCGAGGCCGGGCCGGTGCAGTTCCTGTCCTTGGGCACCGGCGGGACCGCCGTCCCGGTACGAGCGACGATCACCAGTTTCGGGCCGGTCCTGCTGTCGAAGGTGCTGGGGCTGAACGAGACCCAGGAGTCGACGCTCGGCCTCATCTTCCACTGGGCCGACCAGCGGGGCCTGGCCCTGCTGGACACCAAGGACCTGCGGTCCGTCATCACGTACCTGACCAGTGCCGAAGGCAAGGAAGACCTCAAAGGCATCGGAGGCGTGTCGGCGGCGACGGCCGGCGTCATCCTGCGCGCACTGTCCAATCTGGAGGCTCAGGGCGGCGAGGAGTTCTTCGGCGAGCCCGAGCTGGACGTTCACGACTTGATGCGCCAGCAGGACGGCAAAGGCGTCATCACCTTGCTGGAGCTGGACAACCTGCAGGGGAAGCCGGCGCTGTTTTCGACCTTCCTGATGTGGCTGCTCGCCGAACTGTTCGAGGAACTGCCCGAGGAAGGCGACCTCGACCAGCCGAAACTGGTGTTCTTCTTCGACGAGGCGCATCTGCTGTTCTCCGATGCGTCGAAGGCGTTCCTGGAGCGGATCGAGCAGACCGTGAAGCTGATCCGGTCGAAGGGCGTCGGCGTGTTCTTCTGTACGCAGCTGCCCACGGACATCCCGAACAACGTGCTGTCCCAGCTCGGCGCGCGGATCCAGCACGCATTGCGCGCGTTCACGCCAGACGATCAGAAAGCGTTGGCGCGCACGGTGAAGACGTACCCGAAGACACCGCACTACGACCTCGAGACGGCACTGACGACCCTCGGGATCGGCGAAGCGATCGTGACCGTGCTGTCCGAGCGCGGCGCTCCGACGCCGGTCGCGTGGACGCGGCTGCGCGCGCCGCGATCGAAGATGGGTCCGATCGGTGCGGACGCGATCCGGGCGGCGGTCGAGTCGTCGGAGTTGAACGGTAAGTACGCGGAGACGATCGACCGGGAATCGGCGTACGAGAAGCTGGCGGCGAAGGCGGCGCCGTCCGCCCCCGCCGCTGAACCGGAGGCTCCGGAAGCGCCGGCCGCGACCAAGCCAGCGAAGGAGGAGCCGGGGATGCTCTCGCAGGTGCTGAGCAACCCGGCGGTCAAGTCGTTCATGCGCTCGGCGGCGAACTCGCTCGGCAAAGAGTTCACTCGCGGCCTGTTCGGCAACCGGCGGCGATAG
- a CDS encoding TetR/AcrR family transcriptional regulator, with protein MVLDVALTLFAERGFHGTALSQIADTLGIRTPSLYNHMRSKQDLLRAIVDETTATVLEEFHRVTANGDWETRLREATRVYAYRHATHRREALVVNRDTDSLDEPHRSRLQSRRRQHEHAFRAIIAGGAAAGAFHVGSPALASFAIREMCVSIARWFRDDGNLSADDVAEQYSRYALSIAGAESIRTIPARAPVSAVPRDS; from the coding sequence ATGGTGCTCGACGTCGCCTTGACCCTTTTCGCAGAGCGCGGGTTCCACGGCACCGCGCTGAGCCAGATCGCCGACACTCTCGGCATCCGCACACCCAGCCTGTACAACCACATGCGGTCCAAACAGGACCTGCTGCGCGCAATCGTCGACGAGACCACCGCGACCGTGCTCGAGGAGTTCCACCGCGTGACCGCGAACGGAGACTGGGAAACTCGGCTACGCGAGGCCACCCGGGTCTACGCCTACCGGCACGCGACACACCGCCGAGAGGCCCTGGTGGTCAACCGCGACACGGACTCTCTCGACGAGCCCCATCGCAGCCGCCTGCAGAGTCGGCGCCGACAGCACGAGCATGCCTTCCGTGCGATCATCGCGGGTGGAGCTGCCGCCGGAGCCTTCCATGTCGGTTCGCCGGCACTTGCCTCATTCGCGATCCGGGAGATGTGCGTGAGCATCGCCCGGTGGTTCCGGGACGACGGAAACCTGTCCGCCGACGATGTCGCGGAACAATACAGCCGTTACGCGTTGAGCATCGCTGGCGCAGAGTCGATAAGAACTATTCCGGCCAGGGCTCCTGTCTCAGCAGTCCCAAGGGACAGTTGA
- a CDS encoding C40 family peptidase, giving the protein MSYAWGGGTAAGPSQGIRDGRVADRHGDYNKIGFDCGGLARYARARVGITLPHQRGAQFALGDRLPRAAGIEALHPGYLVFCRPGVIHNVGIYLGDGQMINAFASGTFIRTDPVDLHEYPGGVRLLP; this is encoded by the coding sequence GTGTCCTACGCCTGGGGAGGCGGCACCGCCGCCGGTCCGAGCCAGGGAATCCGCGACGGAAGAGTAGCCGACCGGCACGGCGACTACAACAAGATCGGCTTCGACTGCGGCGGACTCGCCCGCTACGCCCGCGCCCGCGTCGGCATCACGCTGCCGCACCAGCGCGGAGCCCAGTTCGCCCTGGGCGATCGCCTGCCCCGGGCCGCGGGCATCGAGGCGCTGCATCCGGGCTACCTCGTCTTCTGCAGACCCGGCGTCATCCACAACGTCGGTATCTACCTCGGCGACGGCCAGATGATCAACGCCTTTGCGTCCGGCACCTTCATTCGGACCGACCCTGTCGACCTCCACGAGTACCCCGGCGGTGTCCGGCTTCTTCCGTAG
- the orn gene encoding oligoribonuclease — protein sequence MNDHLVWIDCEMTGLDLGKDALIEIAALVTDADLNVLGDGVDIVIHADDAKLDGMPQVVHDMHAKSGLTEEVRASAITLAEAEQRVLEYIREFVPDPASAPLAGNSIATDRGFIARDMPELDGHLHYRMVDVSSIKELVRRWYPRIYYAKPEKGLAHRALADIKESIGELDYYRSVAFVPQPGPTSDQAKAAAAEVLERHRG from the coding sequence GTGAACGACCATCTTGTCTGGATCGACTGCGAGATGACGGGGCTGGACCTCGGCAAGGACGCGTTGATCGAAATAGCCGCACTGGTGACCGACGCCGACCTCAACGTGCTCGGAGACGGCGTCGACATCGTCATCCACGCCGACGACGCCAAACTCGACGGCATGCCGCAGGTCGTCCACGACATGCACGCCAAGTCCGGGCTCACCGAAGAGGTCCGCGCCTCCGCCATAACACTCGCCGAGGCCGAGCAGCGCGTCCTGGAGTACATCCGCGAGTTCGTGCCGGACCCGGCGAGCGCGCCGCTGGCCGGCAACTCGATCGCGACCGACCGCGGCTTCATCGCCCGCGACATGCCCGAGCTCGACGGTCACCTGCACTACCGGATGGTGGACGTGTCGTCGATCAAGGAACTGGTACGGCGCTGGTACCCGCGGATCTACTACGCCAAGCCGGAAAAAGGCCTCGCCCACCGCGCGCTGGCGGACATCAAGGAGTCGATCGGCGAGCTCGACTACTACCGTTCGGTCGCGTTCGTCCCGCAACCCGGCCCGACCAGCGACCAGGCCAAGGCCGCGGCCGCCGAAGTGCTGGAACGGCATCGAGGGTGA
- a CDS encoding xanthine dehydrogenase family protein molybdopterin-binding subunit, with protein MTAHDDEPDDGRAVGRAFRRKEDTRLLTGRGRYVSDLQLPRMRHVAFLRSPYGHARIKSVDTSALGVAARAVFSGDHPAFAAIGLRARSALPSYVETEQPILARDKVRFAGEPVAVVVADDRYQAEDALELIDVDYEPLPAAVTAWVAPKEPVHADAPDNVLLERTFDTGEVPDALAQAHLVIERELVTNRHAGNPMECRAGAAVWDGERLTFWSGTQVPHIARNMLAELLGLPEGTIRVIAPDVGGGFGVKAVLYPEDVAVCLVAQQMPGIPVKWVEDRAEHLLAATHARDHRYRVRAGFTADGELVALDADVTCNVGAYSVYPWTAGIEPLMAGGLLSGPYRLRNYRCTVRGVATNTSPSGPYRGVARPASVFAMETLLDEAAAALRMSSLDIRRRNLITPAEIPYRMPSRLVDDSGWYGECLEKAIAAIGYDDFLVEQGRRREEGKNPIGLGMACYNELTGLGRAAAAGPRMPFRTGHDACTVRVDPDGRVTVLSGVTSQGQGLETTVAQIVADAVGVRFEDVEVRIGDTNESLWGFGAFSSRQAVIGGGAAHRAGTSVREKIIRLASELFEVGPADVEIKAGEVRVVGEPKPLGTLAEVARVAYLESNRLPEGIEPGLEATEFYDPIRGAFAAGAQAAVVEVDRATGEIRILKWVCVEDAGTVINPQIVEGQIAGSIAQGIGGALYEHLIYDESGNLSTGTLMDYLMPTSAEVPDLVIDHLSNPADNPLGVRGVGEGGTLGPNAVLAGAIADALGVRVTHLPLSPAAVWEALR; from the coding sequence ATGACCGCGCACGACGACGAGCCCGACGACGGGCGCGCGGTCGGACGAGCCTTCCGCCGCAAAGAGGACACGCGGCTGCTGACCGGCCGCGGCCGGTACGTCTCCGACCTGCAGCTGCCGAGGATGCGACACGTCGCGTTCCTGCGCAGCCCCTACGGCCACGCCCGGATCAAGTCCGTCGACACCTCCGCACTAGGCGTCGCCGCGCGCGCGGTGTTCAGCGGCGACCACCCGGCGTTCGCGGCGATCGGGCTCCGTGCGAGGTCCGCGTTGCCGTCCTATGTGGAGACCGAGCAGCCGATCCTGGCCCGGGACAAGGTGCGGTTCGCCGGTGAGCCGGTGGCCGTAGTGGTAGCAGACGATCGGTATCAGGCCGAGGATGCGCTCGAGCTGATCGACGTGGACTACGAGCCGTTGCCCGCCGCGGTCACCGCATGGGTGGCGCCGAAGGAGCCGGTGCACGCAGACGCGCCGGACAACGTCCTGCTGGAGCGCACTTTCGACACCGGCGAGGTGCCGGATGCCTTGGCGCAGGCCCATCTGGTCATCGAGCGCGAGTTGGTGACCAACCGGCACGCGGGCAACCCGATGGAGTGCCGAGCCGGGGCGGCGGTCTGGGACGGCGAGCGCCTGACGTTCTGGTCCGGCACCCAGGTGCCGCACATCGCGCGGAACATGCTCGCCGAGCTGCTGGGCCTGCCCGAGGGCACCATCCGGGTCATCGCTCCCGATGTCGGCGGCGGTTTCGGCGTCAAGGCGGTGCTCTATCCCGAAGACGTCGCTGTCTGCCTGGTCGCACAGCAGATGCCCGGCATCCCGGTGAAGTGGGTCGAAGACCGTGCCGAGCACCTCCTGGCCGCGACGCACGCCCGAGACCACCGGTATCGGGTGCGAGCGGGGTTCACCGCCGACGGCGAGCTGGTGGCGTTGGACGCCGACGTCACGTGCAACGTGGGCGCCTATTCGGTCTACCCGTGGACAGCCGGCATCGAGCCGCTGATGGCCGGCGGGCTCCTGTCTGGGCCGTACCGGTTGCGGAATTACCGGTGCACTGTCCGCGGCGTCGCGACCAACACGTCGCCATCCGGGCCATATCGCGGCGTCGCCCGCCCCGCGAGCGTCTTCGCGATGGAAACCCTGCTTGACGAAGCCGCAGCCGCCCTGCGGATGTCCTCTTTGGACATCCGCAGAAGAAATCTGATTACCCCGGCGGAGATCCCGTACCGGATGCCGTCCCGGCTCGTCGACGACTCCGGGTGGTACGGCGAGTGCCTCGAGAAGGCGATCGCCGCCATCGGCTACGACGACTTCCTCGTGGAGCAAGGCCGGCGGCGAGAGGAAGGGAAGAACCCGATCGGGCTCGGGATGGCCTGCTACAACGAGCTGACCGGCCTCGGCCGGGCTGCTGCCGCGGGGCCGCGGATGCCGTTCCGCACCGGACACGACGCCTGCACGGTCCGGGTCGATCCCGATGGCCGCGTGACTGTCCTTTCCGGAGTCACGTCGCAGGGGCAGGGCTTGGAGACGACAGTCGCGCAGATCGTCGCAGATGCGGTCGGTGTCCGCTTTGAGGACGTCGAGGTGCGCATCGGCGACACGAACGAATCCTTGTGGGGGTTCGGCGCGTTTTCCTCGCGGCAGGCCGTCATCGGGGGCGGGGCCGCCCACCGTGCCGGAACGTCGGTGCGGGAGAAGATCATCCGGCTGGCGAGCGAGTTGTTCGAGGTGGGCCCGGCCGATGTCGAGATCAAGGCGGGGGAGGTCAGGGTCGTGGGCGAGCCGAAGCCGCTCGGGACGCTGGCCGAAGTCGCCCGGGTCGCCTACCTCGAGTCGAATCGACTGCCCGAGGGCATCGAGCCAGGCCTGGAGGCGACGGAGTTCTACGACCCGATCCGGGGCGCGTTCGCGGCGGGCGCGCAGGCCGCGGTCGTCGAAGTCGACCGGGCGACCGGAGAAATCCGGATCCTCAAGTGGGTGTGCGTCGAGGACGCGGGCACGGTGATCAACCCGCAGATCGTCGAGGGGCAGATCGCCGGGTCGATCGCCCAGGGCATCGGCGGCGCGCTGTACGAGCACCTGATCTACGACGAGTCAGGGAACCTGTCCACCGGAACGCTGATGGACTACCTCATGCCCACGAGCGCCGAGGTCCCGGACCTCGTCATCGACCACCTGTCGAATCCGGCGGACAACCCGTTGGGGGTACGCGGAGTCGGCGAGGGCGGCACCCTCGGCCCGAACGCGGTGCTGGCCGGGGCCATTGCCGATGCTCTCGGCGTCCGGGTCACCCACCTGCCGCTGTCCCCGGCTGCCGTGTGGGAGGCACTGCGATGA
- a CDS encoding DUF3224 domain-containing protein, with amino-acid sequence MTTIAVATFELDKWEPQAQDETGNTAFAQVRIEKTFTGAVEGTSRVEMLTASNETSRMYVAFERFAGSVDGRKGSFVLRHAAGDEGLSLVLLPGSGTGELAGITGSADIAVDDAGAHTFTLAYELPSA; translated from the coding sequence ATGACCACGATCGCCGTTGCCACGTTCGAACTGGACAAATGGGAGCCGCAGGCGCAGGACGAAACCGGGAACACCGCGTTCGCGCAGGTGCGGATCGAGAAGACGTTCACTGGCGCGGTCGAGGGGACCAGCCGGGTGGAGATGCTGACCGCGTCGAACGAGACGTCGCGGATGTACGTCGCGTTCGAGCGGTTCGCCGGTTCGGTCGACGGGCGCAAGGGCAGCTTCGTCCTCCGGCACGCGGCCGGCGACGAGGGATTGTCGCTGGTCCTGCTGCCCGGCTCGGGCACGGGCGAACTGGCCGGCATCACCGGATCGGCGGACATCGCCGTCGACGACGCGGGCGCACACACCTTCACGCTTGCCTACGAGCTGCCGAGCGCATGA
- a CDS encoding enoyl-CoA hydratase, with translation MITTEEQGGVGRIVLDRHEKRNALDIEHLQSLRAAVEKFADTSRAIVVTGAGTSFCAGADFGGVYGEGFRTALYATLHAITAAPVPVIAAVNGPAIGAGTQLAIACDLRVAADTAVFAVPTARNGLAVDPWTVRRLALLAGGGAARAVLLGCERLDAARALGCGLADRLGTDAEATAWAREIAEFAPLSLRYAKTALESLFEPRRWDPRLDQLFDSCWSSEDFAESQRARDEKRAPRFRGR, from the coding sequence ATGATCACCACCGAGGAACAGGGCGGCGTAGGGCGGATCGTGCTCGACCGCCACGAGAAGCGCAACGCTCTCGACATCGAACATCTGCAGTCGCTGCGAGCGGCGGTGGAGAAGTTCGCGGACACCTCCCGCGCGATCGTCGTGACCGGTGCCGGCACGAGCTTCTGTGCCGGTGCCGACTTCGGCGGTGTCTACGGCGAAGGGTTCCGCACCGCGCTCTACGCGACTCTGCACGCCATCACCGCCGCGCCGGTACCAGTGATCGCGGCGGTCAACGGTCCCGCGATCGGGGCCGGGACACAGCTCGCGATCGCCTGCGACCTGCGCGTGGCGGCCGACACCGCGGTCTTCGCGGTGCCGACAGCCCGCAATGGGCTCGCGGTGGACCCGTGGACCGTCCGGCGGCTGGCGCTGCTGGCGGGCGGCGGAGCAGCGCGCGCAGTGCTGCTCGGCTGCGAGCGGCTGGACGCGGCACGCGCACTCGGCTGCGGTCTGGCGGACCGGCTAGGGACGGACGCCGAGGCGACCGCGTGGGCCCGGGAGATCGCGGAGTTCGCGCCGTTGTCGTTGCGATACGCAAAGACCGCGCTGGAGTCGCTGTTCGAGCCTCGGCGGTGGGATCCCCGCCTCGACCAGCTTTTCGATTCCTGTTGGAGCAGTGAAGATTTCGCCGAGAGCCAGCGTGCCCGCGACGAGAAACGCGCCCCGCGGTTCCGCGGGCGCTGA